A window from Sebastes fasciatus isolate fSebFas1 chromosome 22, fSebFas1.pri, whole genome shotgun sequence encodes these proteins:
- the camta2 gene encoding calmodulin-binding transcription activator 1: MISINIIIKLLSTGNRPPPPFSRSLPRSYALTSQREDGSCAEGGSGAVWAAVCCVRIILHGLVAMSNKEMVSTETENKGQRKVFLPNKLLECLPRLSSLPNERLRWNTNEEIASYLISFDRHDEWLSCTLKTRPKNGSIILYNRKKVKYRKDGYCWKKRKDGKTTREDHMKLKVQGMECLYGCYVHSSIVPTFHRRCYWLLQNPDIVLVHYLNVPSLEDSGKCSPLLCAVADRHDSVRWSRDDLLNQLKPMFHSIKCSVASGDFSIEELVQHILDRQRTKPQPRTHACLCNTAQGVNIPHRCNSTKHRIISPKLPPSSCRPSPFPLPSEGGEAGRGGGGGDAKLPHLQAQSSPVSSPCPSSTSASSPPQPHRPSITVGNHSNGFYGDSRGNLTTVALPQNTVLVMATTTDITSGGGQGGGGARGEEAGLSLTRSGQLLLSSALPPPPSAGGPASPSPPSSSSSPAPPSLAPPPVTAPGVATLSLTLLPSPVIRGLLLSSSSSSSSSSSSSSSLRSPPPPPPATASPPSPPAPLSPPSVLPPPFDPDSFLNSPKQGQTYGGPLPPSSSTPSPVLCSSSPLSPPSLALSLSPTSTPPSSVSPPSSLSSLSSSSSSSSSSSSSSSSSSSSEADRRDSAPPFSSSSSPPPSSSLPPSLAIALSPTSSVAPPLLPLCLELGALGEGGGQEEEEVKDRRADDDDDDEGSAPPSKLALLQTSHASSCSSPRQQTGSGTAPLLLVCQDSSSQPSQPANQTPRPADGQQPLVLELPYNRLTAPEAPPPPQMSHQPLLQQSVDPNPAAVAMDTAHPATPPVQVKEEGRRGYEPEDTCMDTHLEEEEVEPCERGGEELDISFDSQFPDLISDLITEEANPVAAHPAAAAAAAPNPATFPAGVRYMVPPQPSPSSSFLPFPHPLPSSSSTRLAAITDFSPEWSYPEGGVKVLITGPWSELLGRYSCVFDQSTVPASLIQPGVLRCYCPAHEAGLVCLQVLESGGSVSSSVLFEYRARNASSLPSSQLDWLSLDGQIQLLHLSHRQP; encoded by the exons atgatcagtataaatataataataaagttattatcTACAGGTAATAGACCTCCCCCCCCCTTCTCACGCAGCCTCCCCCGCAGCTACGCGCTGACGTCACAGAGAGAAGATGGCAGCTGTGCTGAAGGCGGAAG cgggGCAGTGTGGGCGGCCGTGTGTTGTGTGAGGATCATCCTGCATGGACTCGTCGCCATGAGCAACAAGGAGATGGTTTCCACGGAGACAG agaatAAAGGCCAGAGGAAGGTGTTCCTCCCTAACAAGCTGTTGGAGTGTCTCCCTCGTCTGTCCAGTCTGCCTAACGAGAGGCTCCGCTGGAACACTAACGAG GAGATTGCTTCTTACCTGATATCCTTCGACAGACATGACGAGTGGCTGTCCTGCACCCTGAAGACCAG gCCGAAAAACGGCAGCATCATCCTCTACAACAGGAAGAAGGTGAAGTACAGGAAGGACGGATACTgctggaagaagaggaaggatgGGAAGACGACGAGAGAGGACCACATGAAGCTGAAGGTCCAGGGCATGGAG TGCCTGTACGGTTGCTACGTCCATTCCTCCATCGTGCCAACATTCCACAGACGATGCTACTGGCTGCTGCAG aacCCGGATATCGTGCTGGTCCACTACCTGAATGTGCCGTCCCTGGAGGATTCTGGGAAATGCAGTCCGCTGCTGTGTGCGGTGGCCGACCGCCATGACAGCGTGAGGTGGAGCCGAGACGACCTGCTGAACCAGCTGAAGCCCATGT TCCACAGTATCAAGTGCTCGGTGGCTTCAGGTGATTTCAGCATTGAGGAGCTGGTTCAACACATCCTGGACCGCCAGAGAACCAAACCACAGCCGCGCACACACGCCTGCCTCTGTAACACCGCCCAGG GAGTGAACATTCCCCACCGCTGTAACAGCACCAAGCATCGCATCATCTCCCCCAAActgcctccctcctcctgcAGACCCTCCCCCTTCCCCCTGCCCTCTGAGGGGGgggaggcagggagaggaggaggaggaggagacgccAAACTGCCCCACCTCCAGGCTCAGAGCAGCCCCGTCTCATCTCCCTGCCCCTCGTCCAC CTCGGCCTCGTCGCCCCCTCAGCCTCACAGACCCTCCATCACCGTGGGTAACCACAGTAACGGCTTCTACGGCGACAGCCGCGGCAACCTGACGACGGTGGCGCTGCCCCAGAACACCGTGCTCGTCATGGCGACGACCACCGACATCACAAGTGGGGGGGGACAAGGGGGAGGCGGGGCCAGAGGGGAGGAGGCGGGGCTGTCACTCACCCGCTCAGGCCAGTTGCTTCTCTCCTCCgccctccccccccctccttcagCCGGCGGGCCcgcctccccctcccctccctcctcctcctcctcacccgccCCCCCCTCCCTCGCCCCGCCTCCTGTCACGGCGCCGGGTGTGGCCACACTGTCCCtcaccctcctcccctcccccgtCATCAGAGGcctactcctctcctcctcctcctcctcctcctcctcctcctcatcctcctcctcgctacgctccccccctcctcctcctccggccacCGCCTCCCCTCCATCACCCCCCGCCCCCCTCTCACCACCGTCGGTTCTCCCCCCGCCCTTTGACCCCGACTCCTTCCTCAACTCCCCCAAACAGGGTCAGACGTACGGCGGCccacttcctccctcctcctccaccccctcccccgtcctctgctcctcctcccccctctctcccccctccctcgctctctccctctccccaacctccactcctccctcctctgtctcccctccctcctcgctctcctccctctcctcctcctcctcctcctcctcctcctcctcctcctcctcctcctcctcctcctcatctgagGCAGACAGGAGGGACTCGGCCCCCCCcttctcgtcctcctcctcccctccgccctcgtcctccctccccccctccctcgccATCGCCCTGTCTCCCACCTCCTCTGTTGCCCcgcccctcctccccctctgccTGGAGCTGGGTGCtctgggggaggggggggggcaggaagaggaggaggtgaaggacaggagagctgatgatgatgatgatgatgaaggcaGCGCTCCTCCCTCTAAGTTGGCTCTGCTGCAG acgAGCCACGCCTCCTCCTGTTCGTCTCCACGgcaacagacaggaagtggcaCCGCTCCGCTGCTCTTGGTTTGCCAGGACTCATCGAGCCAACCGTCCCAACCGGCCAATCAGACGCCGCGACCTGCCGACGGACAGCAGCCTTTGGTCCTGGAACTGCCCTACAATCGCCTGACTGCACCTGAAGCTCCGCCCCCGCCGCAGATGTCCCATCAGCCCCTGCTGCAGCAGTCGGTTGACCCCAACCCcgctgctgttgccatggatacCGCTCACCCGGCGACGCCCCCGGTGCAGGTGAAAGAGGAGGGTAGGCGGGGCTACGAGCCGGAGGACACCTGCATGGACACGCacttggaggaggaggaggtggagcccTGCGAGCGGGGAGGGGAGGAGCTCGACATCTCCTTCGACAGCCAGTTCCCCGACCTCATCTCTGACCTCATCACCGAGGAGGCCAATCCCGTCGCGGCTCaccccgccgccgccgccgcagcTGCTCCAAACCCGGCCACGTTCCCGGCAGGGGTCCGCTACATGGTGCCCCCCCagccctctccctcctcctccttcctcccctttCCTCACCCGCTGCCCTCCTCGTCCTCGACCCGCCTCGCCGCCATCACAGACTTCTCCCCAGAGTGGTCCTACCCCGAG GGAGGGGTGAAAGTATTGATCACAGGGCCGTGGAGCGAGCTGTTGGGTCGATACTCGTGTGTCTTCGATCAGAGCACCGTCCCGGCGTCACTGATCCAGCCTGGAGTACTGCGCTGCTACTGCCCCG CCCACGAGGCAGGTCTGGTGTGTCTACAGGTTCTGGAGTCCGGAGGTTCGGTTTCTTCTTCGGTTCTGTTTGAGTACCGAGCGAGGAACGCCAGCTCTCTGCCCAGCTCTCAGCTCGACTGGCTCTCATTGGACGGTCAGATACAACTCCTCCACCTCTCACACCGTCAACCATAA
- the LOC141761171 gene encoding stress-associated endoplasmic reticulum protein 1 yields the protein MSAVQRMKVANERHSKTITQRGHVQKTSRPVNEEKSPVGPWLLALFVFVVCGSAIFQIIQSIRQGM from the exons ATGTCGGCGGTGCAGCGGATGAAAGTGGCGAACGAGCGACACAGCAAGACGATCACCCAGCGAGGACACGTCCAGAAGACCTCG CGGCCTGTGAACGAGGAGAAGTCTCCGGTGGGTCCGTGGCTGCTGGCTCTCTTCGTCTTCGTGGTTTGTGGATCAG ccaTCTTCCAGATCATCCAGAGCATCAGACAGGGCATgtga